The following coding sequences lie in one Arabidopsis thaliana chromosome 3, partial sequence genomic window:
- the ABCG21 gene encoding ABC-2 type transporter family protein (ABC-2 type transporter family protein; FUNCTIONS IN: ATPase activity, coupled to transmembrane movement of substances; LOCATED IN: chloroplast; EXPRESSED IN: 17 plant structures; EXPRESSED DURING: 9 growth stages; CONTAINS InterPro DOMAIN/s: ATPase, AAA+ type, core (InterPro:IPR003593), ABC transporter-like (InterPro:IPR003439), ABC transporter, conserved site (InterPro:IPR017871); BEST Arabidopsis thaliana protein match is: ATP-binding cassette 14 (TAIR:AT1G31770.1); Has 397244 Blast hits to 359819 proteins in 4062 species: Archae - 7097; Bacteria - 312965; Metazoa - 9004; Fungi - 6846; Plants - 5563; Viruses - 13; Other Eukaryotes - 55756 (source: NCBI BLink).): MMPPNEQESSFPKTPSANRHETSPVQENRFSSPSHVNPCLDDDNDHDGPSHQSRQSSVLRQSLRPIILKFEELTYSIKSQTGKGSYWFGSQEPKPNRLVLKCVSGIVKPGELLAMLGPSGSGKTTLVTALAGRLQGKLSGTVSYNGEPFTSSVKRKTGFVTQDDVLYPHLTVMETLTYTALLRLPKELTRKEKLEQVEMVVSDLGLTRCCNSVIGGGLIRGISGGERKRVSIGQEMLVNPSLLLLDEPTSGLDSTTAARIVATLRSLARGGRTVVTTIHQPSSRLYRMFDKVLVLSEGCPIYSGDSGRVMEYFGSIGYQPGSSFVNPADFVLDLANGITSDTKQYDQIETNGRLDRLEEQNSVKQSLISSYKKNLYPPLKEEVSRTFPQDQTNARLRKKAITNRWPTSWWMQFSVLLKRGLKERSHESFSGLRIFMVMSVSLLSGLLWWHSRVAHLQDQVKQNKPWY, from the exons ATGATGCCTCCTAATGAGCAAGAATCTAGCTTTCCGAAAACACCGAGCGCAAACCGACACGAAACTAGTCCGGTTCAAGAAAACCGGTTTAGCTCTCCAAGTCATGTAAACCCATGCCTTGACGACGATAACGACCACGACGGTCCGAGTCACCAATCAAGACAATCTTCTGTTCTACGTCAATCTTTACGTCCTATAATCCTCAAG TTTGAGGAGTTGACGTACAGTATCAAATCACAAACCGGGAAAGGAAGCTATTGGTTCGGTTCACAAGAACCAAAACCGAACCGGTTAGTCCTCAAATGTGTAAGTGGTATAGTCAAACCAGGGGAGTTACTAGCAATGCTTGGTCCATCAGGGAGTGGCAAAACAACGCTAGTAACGGCGCTAGCCGGCCGTTTACAAGGGAAGTTATCAGGAACCGTTAGCTATAACGGAGAGCCGTTTACAAGCTCAGTTAAACGGAAAACGGGGTTCGTTACACAAGACGATGTTCTCTACCCACACTTAACGGTCATGGAGACGCTAACGTACACGGCTTTGCTCCGTTTACCAAAAGAGTTGACCCGGAAAGAGAAACTAGAGCAGGTGGAGATGGTGGTTTCGGATCTTGGGTTGACCCGGTGTTGTAACAGTGTTATCGGAGGCGGGTTGATCCGAGGAATTTCGGGTGGGGAAAGGAAACGGGTAAGTATTGGACAAGAAATGCTAGTGAATCCGAGTTTGTTGCTTCTTGATGAGCCAACGTCGGGGCTTGATTCTACCACGGCGGCTCGTATAGTCGCCACCTTGAGATCGCTAGCACGTGGTGGTCGGACGGTGGTGACGACGATTCATCAGCCGTCGAGTAGGCTTTATCGGATGTTCGATAAAGTGTTGGTTTTATCGGAAGGGTGTCCTATTTATAGTGGAGATTCGGGTCGGGTCATGGAATATTTTGGTTCGATTGGGTATCAACCCGGATCCAGTTTCGTTAACCCGGCTGATTTCGTGCTTGATCTTGCTAACG GAATTACTTCGGATACAAAACAATATGATCAAATCGAAACTAATGGAAGATTAGATCGGCTTGAAGAACAAAACTCAGTGAAACAATCGTTAATATCGTCATACAAAAAGAATTTGTATCCACCTTTGAAAGAAGAAGTGTCTAGAACGTTTCCACAAGATCAAACGAACGCTAGATTGAGAAAAAAGGCAATAACAA ATCGATGGCCAACGAGTTGGTGGATGCAATTCTCAGTTCTACTGAAACGAGGTTTAAAAGAGAGAAGTCACGAATCATTTTCAGGACTCAGAATATTTATGGTCATGTCAGTTTCTTTACTTTCAGGCCTCTTGTGGTGGCATTCTCGCGTTGCTCATTTACAAGATCaggtaaaacaaaataaaccatggtattaa
- the ABCG21 gene encoding ABC-2 type transporter family protein (ABC-2 type transporter family protein; FUNCTIONS IN: ATPase activity, coupled to transmembrane movement of substances; LOCATED IN: chloroplast, membrane; EXPRESSED IN: 17 plant structures; EXPRESSED DURING: 9 growth stages; CONTAINS InterPro DOMAIN/s: ATPase, AAA+ type, core (InterPro:IPR003593), ABC transporter-like (InterPro:IPR003439), ABC transporter, conserved site (InterPro:IPR017871), ABC-2 type transporter (InterPro:IPR013525); BEST Arabidopsis thaliana protein match is: ATP-binding cassette 14 (TAIR:AT1G31770.1).), whose protein sequence is MMPPNEQESSFPKTPSANRHETSPVQENRFSSPSHVNPCLDDDNDHDGPSHQSRQSSVLRQSLRPIILKFEELTYSIKSQTGKGSYWFGSQEPKPNRLVLKCVSGIVKPGELLAMLGPSGSGKTTLVTALAGRLQGKLSGTVSYNGEPFTSSVKRKTGFVTQDDVLYPHLTVMETLTYTALLRLPKELTRKEKLEQVEMVVSDLGLTRCCNSVIGGGLIRGISGGERKRVSIGQEMLVNPSLLLLDEPTSGLDSTTAARIVATLRSLARGGRTVVTTIHQPSSRLYRMFDKVLVLSEGCPIYSGDSGRVMEYFGSIGYQPGSSFVNPADFVLDLANGITSDTKQYDQIETNGRLDRLEEQNSVKQSLISSYKKNLYPPLKEEVSRTFPQDQTNARLRKKAITNRWPTSWWMQFSVLLKRGLKERSHESFSGLRIFMVMSVSLLSGLLWWHSRVAHLQDQVGLLFFFSIFWGFFPLFNAIFTFPQERPMLIKERSSGIYRLSSYYIARTVGDLPMELILPTIFVTITYWMGGLKPSLTTFIMTLMIVLYNVLVAQGVGLALGAILMDAKKAATLSSVLMLVFLLAGGYYIQHIPGFIAWLKYVSFSHYCYKLLVGVQYTWDEVYECGSGLHCSVMDYEGIKNLRIGNMMWDVLALAVMLLLYRVLAYLALRNL, encoded by the exons ATGATGCCTCCTAATGAGCAAGAATCTAGCTTTCCGAAAACACCGAGCGCAAACCGACACGAAACTAGTCCGGTTCAAGAAAACCGGTTTAGCTCTCCAAGTCATGTAAACCCATGCCTTGACGACGATAACGACCACGACGGTCCGAGTCACCAATCAAGACAATCTTCTGTTCTACGTCAATCTTTACGTCCTATAATCCTCAAG TTTGAGGAGTTGACGTACAGTATCAAATCACAAACCGGGAAAGGAAGCTATTGGTTCGGTTCACAAGAACCAAAACCGAACCGGTTAGTCCTCAAATGTGTAAGTGGTATAGTCAAACCAGGGGAGTTACTAGCAATGCTTGGTCCATCAGGGAGTGGCAAAACAACGCTAGTAACGGCGCTAGCCGGCCGTTTACAAGGGAAGTTATCAGGAACCGTTAGCTATAACGGAGAGCCGTTTACAAGCTCAGTTAAACGGAAAACGGGGTTCGTTACACAAGACGATGTTCTCTACCCACACTTAACGGTCATGGAGACGCTAACGTACACGGCTTTGCTCCGTTTACCAAAAGAGTTGACCCGGAAAGAGAAACTAGAGCAGGTGGAGATGGTGGTTTCGGATCTTGGGTTGACCCGGTGTTGTAACAGTGTTATCGGAGGCGGGTTGATCCGAGGAATTTCGGGTGGGGAAAGGAAACGGGTAAGTATTGGACAAGAAATGCTAGTGAATCCGAGTTTGTTGCTTCTTGATGAGCCAACGTCGGGGCTTGATTCTACCACGGCGGCTCGTATAGTCGCCACCTTGAGATCGCTAGCACGTGGTGGTCGGACGGTGGTGACGACGATTCATCAGCCGTCGAGTAGGCTTTATCGGATGTTCGATAAAGTGTTGGTTTTATCGGAAGGGTGTCCTATTTATAGTGGAGATTCGGGTCGGGTCATGGAATATTTTGGTTCGATTGGGTATCAACCCGGATCCAGTTTCGTTAACCCGGCTGATTTCGTGCTTGATCTTGCTAACG GAATTACTTCGGATACAAAACAATATGATCAAATCGAAACTAATGGAAGATTAGATCGGCTTGAAGAACAAAACTCAGTGAAACAATCGTTAATATCGTCATACAAAAAGAATTTGTATCCACCTTTGAAAGAAGAAGTGTCTAGAACGTTTCCACAAGATCAAACGAACGCTAGATTGAGAAAAAAGGCAATAACAA ATCGATGGCCAACGAGTTGGTGGATGCAATTCTCAGTTCTACTGAAACGAGGTTTAAAAGAGAGAAGTCACGAATCATTTTCAGGACTCAGAATATTTATGGTCATGTCAGTTTCTTTACTTTCAGGCCTCTTGTGGTGGCATTCTCGCGTTGCTCATTTACAAGATCag GTGGgtttattgttcttcttctcgatATTTTGGGGATTCTTCCCTCTCTTTAACGCCATTTTTACATTCCCTCAAGAACGACCAATGCTTATAAAAGAGCGATCCTCGGGAATCTACAGGCTCTCCTCTTACTATATAGCAAGAACAGTCGGCGATTTACCAATGGAACTCATTCTTCCAACGATATTTGTCACAATCACATATTGGATGGGAGGTCTTAAGCCATCTTTAACCACATTCATCATGACCCTTATGATCGTTCTCTACAATGTTCTAGTAGCTCAAGGCGTAGGGTTAGCTCTAGGAGCAATCTTGATGGACGCAAAGAAAGCCGCGACATTGTCTTCGGTGTTAATGCTAGTGTTCTTACTAGCCGGAGGATACTATATTCAACATATTCCGGGTTTCATCGCGTGGTTGAAGTATGTTTCGTTTAGCCATTATTGCTATAAGCTTCTTGTTGGGGTTCAATACACATGGGATGAGGTTTATGAATGTGGGTCAGGGTTGCATTGTAGTGTTATGGATTACGAAGGGATTAAGAATTTGAGAATCGGGAATATGATGTGGGATGTTTTGGCTCTTGCCGTTATGTTGCTTCTTTATAGGGTTTTAGCTTACTTAGCTCTAAGGAACTTGTGA